The genomic region ACTCCAATATTGCCGAGGCCAAATATCAAGACAGCCTGGCCACCGCAAAAGACCTGCAATCTGCCGTCGAGACCCTGCTGGCGAACCCGTCCGATGAAAACCTGAACGCCGCCCGCACCGCCTGGCTGGCGGCCCGCGTTCCCTATCAGCAGTCCGAAGTGTTCCGTTTTGGAAATGCCATCGTTGACGACTGGGAAGGCAAGGTAAACGCCTGGCCGCTGGACGAGGGCCTGATCGACTATGTTAGCCAATCCTATGGTGGCCCCTCGGACGAGAACGCCCTGGCATCGTTGAATGTTATTGCCAACCCGATGTTTGAGCTGTCCGGCAAGACCATCGACGCCAGCGATATCACCCCAGCCCTGCTGGAAGGCTCGCTGCACGAGGCCGATGGCGTAGAAGCCAATGTGGCCACTGGCTATCACGCCATCGAATTCATGCTCTGGGGCCAGGATCTGTATGGCACAGAACATGGCGCGGGCATGCGGCCCTGGACCGATTACGCTGTCGGCGAGACCTGTACCAACGGCAACTGCGACCGCCGCAGCGCCTTTCTAACGGCCGCCACCGATCTGCTGGTCTCTGATCTGGACTGGATGGCCGCACAATGGGCTGAAGCTGGCGACGCCCGCAGCGCATTGCTG from Parasedimentitalea psychrophila harbors:
- a CDS encoding imelysin family protein produces the protein MKSLTLAGTALTVFAAGTTALLAADKAAVLENYSNIAEAKYQDSLATAKDLQSAVETLLANPSDENLNAARTAWLAARVPYQQSEVFRFGNAIVDDWEGKVNAWPLDEGLIDYVSQSYGGPSDENALASLNVIANPMFELSGKTIDASDITPALLEGSLHEADGVEANVATGYHAIEFMLWGQDLYGTEHGAGMRPWTDYAVGETCTNGNCDRRSAFLTAATDLLVSDLDWMAAQWAEAGDARSALLGDENAGIVAMLTGMGSLSYGEQAGERMRLGLMLNDPEEEHDCFSDNTHNSHFYDGKGVQNVYLGEYTRVTGEMISGASLSDLVAAVNPDLDSEMRTKLTATMAALGALKTAGDNGFSYDQMLEQGNAEGEALIMGGVNGLIDQTQSIERVVSALKLDGVAIEGSDSLDNPKAVFE